One Fuerstiella marisgermanici DNA window includes the following coding sequences:
- a CDS encoding DUF2200 domain-containing protein: MKTTQKHDGRVASLTFAEVYPHYVAKVEKKGRTVDELHQVITWLTGFSESRIRELIDDKVTFKQFFAKAKLNPNAHLIKGVICGYRIEEIETPLTQQVRYMDKLVDELAKGRKMEKILRTAE; the protein is encoded by the coding sequence ATGAAGACTACTCAGAAACATGATGGCCGCGTCGCCAGTTTGACGTTTGCTGAAGTCTATCCGCATTACGTCGCTAAGGTTGAGAAGAAGGGGCGAACTGTTGACGAGCTGCACCAGGTTATCACGTGGCTGACGGGATTCAGCGAGTCCAGGATACGGGAGCTGATAGACGATAAAGTCACGTTTAAGCAATTCTTCGCGAAAGCAAAGCTGAATCCGAACGCGCACCTTATCAAGGGCGTGATCTGCGGCTATAGGATCGAAGAGATTGAGACTCCGTTGACGCAACAGGTTCGCTACATGGACAAATTGGTAGACGAGTTGGCGAAGGGCCGAAAGATGGAAAAGATCTTGCGGACTGCTGAGTGA
- a CDS encoding radical SAM protein has product MNGEQPAETAAAAASVYRQHSRLFEDNRFVYPVVSRRSEGVSIGVNLNPDKVCNFDCIYCQVDRRSESETRFVEMAQLLDELRSVLELVQSGELFEHPKFENTPTSLRRLNDIAFSGDGEPTTFRNFDDIIEQAAAVKRDTVSNAVKMVLITNASMFHRPHVQRGLQLLDEDNGQIWAKLDAGTEEYFKLIDRTKIPFQQILDNITLAAQQRPILIQSLFMTVHGTPPDDHEIAEFCQRLAEVVAAGGQLKLIQIYTVARQPAESFVGSLTEQQLNSIAERVHSTTGLATAVYP; this is encoded by the coding sequence ATGAATGGCGAGCAACCAGCAGAAACTGCCGCAGCGGCGGCATCCGTCTACCGTCAGCACAGTCGATTGTTCGAGGACAACCGGTTTGTGTACCCCGTCGTGTCGCGTCGCAGCGAAGGGGTTTCGATTGGGGTCAACCTGAACCCTGACAAGGTCTGCAACTTCGACTGCATCTACTGCCAAGTCGATCGTCGCAGCGAATCGGAAACTCGATTCGTCGAAATGGCTCAACTGCTTGACGAACTTCGCAGCGTGCTGGAACTGGTCCAGTCTGGCGAACTGTTCGAACACCCAAAGTTTGAAAACACGCCGACGTCTCTTCGCCGCCTGAACGACATCGCGTTCTCCGGCGACGGCGAACCGACCACATTCCGTAACTTCGACGATATCATCGAACAGGCGGCCGCGGTCAAACGAGACACGGTCAGCAACGCCGTAAAGATGGTACTGATCACGAACGCGTCCATGTTCCATCGCCCTCACGTGCAGCGAGGCCTGCAACTACTGGATGAAGACAACGGTCAGATCTGGGCCAAACTGGATGCCGGCACGGAAGAATACTTCAAACTGATTGACCGCACGAAGATTCCGTTCCAACAGATTCTCGACAACATCACGCTGGCCGCTCAGCAGCGTCCGATTCTCATCCAAAGCCTCTTCATGACGGTCCACGGCACTCCACCTGACGACCACGAAATCGCCGAATTCTGTCAGCGGCTCGCTGAAGTCGTCGCAGCAGGCGGCCAGTTAAAACTCATCCAAATCTACACCGTCGCACGGCAACCCGCCGAATCGTTCGTCGGCTCACTGACAGAGCAGCAGTTAAACTCCATCGCCGAACGAGTACACTCCACGACAGGCTTGGCAACAGCCGTGTACCCATAG
- a CDS encoding DUF6263 family protein: MAIRHIFLLFAVLTATALVTGCGKSNSTVSSATSEEESLLGDILGDIDLTETGPPVDDTLAELADPAEPLASLTIPHDDAPTQKLELRLAEGDRFPLVKTVEQTLVQKSDQFPATAETTLTLYMDLSVDEVRPDAVLLTVKYTQVQYGHDLNGQQLHFDSKTHQGGLPLELLPYAGMVNNGFSFWLGRDNKVREVVGYQNFLQQCVANAPPAAQQRLVTEMASRIGEGDGVAGFIDDSIGLLPYDSNANPGNATQVAEGDEWIRERRVDQPVPLRITSTCRLVSLNDATAEINIAGKIDIEPTVTPARMTTPQVTITGGRSTGTCTVDRVTGLPRKVTRREYLNLTVTMPSGKSVQQDKQIQTTIETFPNQRRPVVDAGTLRAVTPPTFSTTISPRHRPTGPQGAASRAIQTVSGVPGRGRATTIPTEAPPRVLHSTATAAYPD, translated from the coding sequence ATGGCCATTCGACACATATTCCTATTGTTTGCCGTCCTGACGGCCACGGCCCTCGTCACAGGTTGCGGAAAGTCGAACTCAACCGTTTCCAGCGCCACCAGCGAAGAAGAATCTCTGCTGGGAGACATTCTGGGCGATATCGACCTGACTGAAACCGGGCCGCCGGTTGATGACACATTGGCCGAACTGGCGGACCCAGCCGAGCCCCTCGCGTCGCTCACGATTCCTCACGACGATGCACCGACGCAGAAACTGGAGTTGCGTCTTGCGGAAGGCGATCGCTTTCCGCTTGTTAAAACCGTTGAGCAAACTTTGGTACAGAAGTCCGACCAGTTTCCCGCCACCGCCGAAACGACGCTGACCCTGTATATGGATCTAAGCGTTGACGAAGTTCGACCGGACGCCGTTTTGCTGACCGTCAAATATACTCAGGTGCAATACGGTCACGATTTAAACGGACAGCAACTGCATTTCGATTCAAAGACTCACCAAGGTGGCCTGCCGCTCGAATTACTTCCGTATGCGGGGATGGTCAACAACGGATTCTCGTTCTGGCTGGGCCGCGACAACAAAGTACGTGAAGTTGTCGGCTATCAGAACTTCCTGCAGCAATGCGTGGCCAACGCTCCGCCTGCGGCTCAGCAACGTTTGGTCACCGAAATGGCTAGTCGCATCGGCGAAGGCGATGGTGTGGCCGGCTTTATCGACGATTCGATTGGACTGCTTCCGTACGATTCAAACGCGAATCCAGGCAACGCGACTCAAGTGGCCGAAGGCGACGAATGGATCCGCGAACGACGCGTCGATCAGCCCGTGCCATTGCGCATAACATCAACATGTCGCCTTGTTTCACTAAACGACGCCACAGCGGAGATTAACATTGCCGGAAAGATCGATATCGAACCAACGGTCACTCCGGCACGGATGACGACGCCTCAGGTGACCATCACGGGCGGACGCAGCACGGGAACCTGCACCGTAGACCGAGTAACCGGGCTGCCGCGAAAGGTGACTCGCCGTGAGTACCTGAACCTGACCGTCACGATGCCGTCCGGCAAATCGGTGCAGCAGGACAAGCAGATTCAAACAACGATCGAAACGTTCCCTAATCAGCGTCGCCCGGTTGTCGACGCGGGAACACTTCGAGCCGTTACGCCTCCGACGTTTTCAACCACGATTTCGCCGCGACACCGACCAACGGGACCGCAAGGGGCTGCTTCGCGAGCGATCCAGACGGTTTCCGGCGTCCCGGGACGCGGTCGAGCAACGACGATCCCAACCGAAGCTCCGCCACGCGTGTTGCATTCGACAGCAACTGCGGCTTACCCAGACTGA
- a CDS encoding peroxiredoxin, with translation MSIKVGQAAPGLDLELKAYDRTKDGSDDQFQDIKLSDYNGKWVCLFFYPLDFTFVCPTEIVAFNKALGEFEDRETVLLTASTDSVYSHKGWCDAHEDLGQLKFPMIGDVNQRLSAAFDVLDEDKGVAYRGVYLIDPNGSLRWLSVNDLGVGRNVDEVLRILDALQTDKLCPCNWKKGEETLN, from the coding sequence ATGAGTATCAAAGTTGGCCAGGCGGCCCCCGGATTGGACCTTGAGCTGAAGGCTTACGACCGCACAAAAGACGGCAGCGACGATCAGTTTCAAGACATCAAGCTTTCAGACTACAACGGCAAATGGGTTTGTCTGTTCTTCTACCCACTGGACTTCACTTTCGTTTGCCCAACCGAAATCGTCGCCTTCAACAAGGCTCTGGGCGAATTTGAAGACCGCGAAACGGTGCTGTTGACCGCCAGCACTGACAGTGTGTACTCGCACAAAGGCTGGTGCGACGCTCACGAAGACCTCGGCCAGCTAAAGTTCCCAATGATCGGCGACGTCAACCAGCGACTGTCCGCTGCATTCGACGTTTTGGACGAAGACAAAGGCGTTGCTTACCGCGGCGTCTACTTGATCGATCCCAACGGTTCGCTTCGGTGGCTGTCCGTAAATGATCTGGGAGTTGGCCGCAACGTCGATGAAGTGCTGCGAATTCTGGACGCTCTGCAGACCGACAAGCTGTGCCCATGCAACTGGAAAAAGGGCGAAGAGACCCTGAACTAG
- the serS gene encoding serine--tRNA ligase: MLDLQFICDNRDAVEQNCKARGITVDLNAVIRLREERNKLNAEGDELRRQQNEVSSKIPKASADERPALIEQGKALRTQISEAEAAQKELDAQLREQQALIPNMTHPDVPVGGEDDASEVHLSGDKPAFDFTPLDHVDIAAKLDLIDFEAGSRVAGHGFYYLKNDAVMLELALVQFAMQKLRSEGFTLYTTPDLARDSVLEGIGFNPRGDETQIYSVAETDLSLVATAEITLGGALKDQLLDIEDLPLKFAGLSHCFRTEAGAHGRATRGIYRVHQFTKVEMFAFTAPNSEASDAMQQEIVRIEEEIFQALGLHYRLIDTATGDLGGPAYRKYDLEAWMPGRGDGGSYGEVTSASNCTDYQARRLNIRCRSKEKKGTQFVHTLNGTAVSCARAIIAILENYQQADGSVVVPEVLRPWVGRDVITAAT; this comes from the coding sequence ATGCTGGACCTGCAGTTTATCTGCGACAACCGCGATGCCGTTGAGCAAAATTGTAAAGCACGCGGCATCACCGTGGACCTCAACGCCGTCATCCGCCTGCGCGAAGAACGCAATAAGCTGAATGCGGAAGGCGACGAACTGCGTCGTCAACAGAATGAAGTCTCATCAAAGATCCCCAAAGCATCTGCCGACGAACGGCCCGCTCTGATCGAACAAGGCAAAGCGTTACGGACGCAAATTTCGGAAGCGGAAGCCGCTCAAAAAGAGTTGGACGCTCAGCTTCGCGAACAGCAGGCCCTGATTCCCAACATGACTCACCCGGACGTGCCGGTGGGTGGCGAGGACGATGCCAGCGAAGTGCATCTCAGCGGCGACAAGCCGGCCTTCGACTTCACACCGCTGGATCACGTCGACATTGCGGCAAAGCTGGACCTGATCGACTTCGAAGCCGGTTCGCGAGTCGCCGGGCACGGGTTCTATTACCTGAAAAACGACGCCGTGATGCTGGAACTGGCACTCGTGCAGTTTGCCATGCAAAAGTTGCGCAGCGAAGGCTTCACGCTGTACACCACGCCGGACCTGGCTCGCGATTCTGTGCTGGAAGGAATCGGCTTCAATCCGCGCGGCGATGAAACTCAGATCTATAGCGTCGCGGAAACCGATTTAAGCCTCGTCGCAACGGCTGAAATTACACTCGGCGGAGCACTCAAGGACCAACTGCTGGACATTGAAGACCTGCCGCTGAAGTTCGCCGGTTTGTCGCACTGTTTTCGTACCGAAGCCGGCGCACATGGTCGAGCGACTCGAGGCATTTATCGAGTGCATCAGTTCACGAAGGTGGAAATGTTTGCCTTCACCGCCCCGAACTCCGAAGCATCCGATGCGATGCAACAGGAGATCGTCCGAATCGAAGAAGAGATCTTTCAGGCGCTTGGTCTGCACTATCGGCTGATCGATACCGCAACTGGTGACCTCGGCGGCCCCGCTTATCGCAAGTACGATCTGGAAGCATGGATGCCGGGTCGCGGCGATGGCGGCAGCTATGGCGAAGTCACTTCGGCTTCTAACTGCACCGACTACCAGGCCAGACGGCTGAATATTCGCTGCCGCTCTAAAGAGAAAAAGGGGACTCAGTTTGTCCACACGCTAAACGGCACGGCGGTGTCGTGTGCGCGAGCCATCATTGCGATCCTCGAAAATTACCAACAGGCCGACGGCAGCGTGGTCGTGCCGGAAGTGCTGAGACCGTGGGTTGGGCGAGACGTCATTACGGCGGCCACGTAG
- a CDS encoding dipeptidase — MDQVISSLKASQSQALDELFEFLRIPSVSADSQFKPAMQQCADFVLKAMQAAGLTAEIITTKGHPIVYGERIEDASLPTVLIYGHYDVQPPDPLDLWTTPPFEPQIRDGKVFARGATDDKGQVFTHLKSLQACIDVNGKLPVNVKFLIEGEEEVGSDNLDKFLEQSKDRLKADIAVISDTSQYGDGIPAITYGLRGIVAAEVRLTGPSKDLHSGVYGGSIANPANAIAALCGSLVDATGRVQIPGFYDDVAELTEAEKQQFEALPFSESEFLNEIGSGAVFGEDGYSTLERRWTRPTCDINGIVSGYTGEGPKTIVPSKASAKITCRMVPNQNPEKILDSLETFLRDQCPAGLKFEFLRFHGCEGFVLDPTSPWISAASEAVEAAFGKSPVFIREGGSIPVVSSFQQILGIDTLLLGWGRNTDNLHSPDEHFHVEDFHNGTLASAYLWEKLGAVKAS, encoded by the coding sequence GTGGATCAGGTTATTTCGTCGTTAAAAGCGAGCCAGTCGCAGGCTTTGGATGAGTTGTTCGAATTCCTGCGCATTCCCAGCGTCAGCGCGGACTCGCAGTTCAAGCCAGCGATGCAACAGTGCGCAGACTTTGTGCTGAAGGCTATGCAGGCCGCTGGACTGACAGCAGAAATTATCACAACAAAGGGGCACCCGATCGTATACGGAGAACGTATCGAAGACGCCTCATTGCCGACGGTCTTGATCTATGGCCACTACGACGTGCAGCCGCCCGATCCGTTGGATCTATGGACCACGCCGCCGTTTGAACCTCAGATCCGCGATGGCAAAGTCTTCGCGCGTGGAGCGACCGACGACAAAGGGCAGGTGTTCACTCACTTAAAATCCCTTCAGGCATGCATTGACGTAAACGGCAAGCTGCCGGTCAATGTGAAGTTTCTAATCGAAGGCGAAGAAGAAGTCGGCAGTGACAACCTGGACAAGTTTCTGGAACAGAGCAAGGACCGCCTGAAAGCGGACATCGCCGTCATCAGCGACACCAGCCAATATGGAGATGGCATTCCCGCCATCACTTATGGTCTTCGCGGAATCGTAGCGGCCGAAGTTCGGCTGACGGGGCCATCAAAGGATCTGCACAGCGGGGTCTATGGCGGCAGCATCGCCAATCCGGCAAACGCCATCGCAGCGTTGTGTGGTTCGCTGGTCGACGCCACTGGTAGAGTACAGATCCCCGGCTTCTACGATGACGTGGCAGAACTCACCGAGGCCGAAAAGCAACAGTTCGAAGCACTACCGTTTTCAGAATCGGAGTTTCTAAACGAAATCGGCAGCGGGGCGGTCTTCGGCGAAGACGGCTACTCAACGCTGGAACGTCGCTGGACGCGGCCGACATGCGACATCAACGGCATCGTGAGCGGCTATACGGGCGAAGGTCCCAAGACCATCGTGCCGTCCAAAGCCAGCGCGAAAATCACGTGTCGCATGGTTCCCAATCAAAATCCGGAGAAGATCCTCGATTCTCTGGAAACCTTTTTACGAGACCAGTGTCCTGCAGGGCTGAAGTTCGAATTTCTGCGGTTCCACGGATGCGAAGGATTCGTGCTAGATCCAACCAGCCCATGGATTTCAGCGGCCAGTGAAGCAGTTGAAGCGGCGTTCGGAAAATCGCCCGTGTTTATTCGCGAAGGCGGCTCCATCCCCGTCGTGTCCAGCTTTCAGCAGATTCTGGGAATCGATACATTGCTGCTCGGCTGGGGCCGAAACACGGATAACCTCCATAGCCCGGACGAACATTTTCACGTGGAAGATTTTCACAATGGAACGCTGGCTAGCGCGTACCTGTGGGAAAAGCTGGGTGCGGTGAAGGCAAGCTAG
- a CDS encoding PQQ-binding-like beta-propeller repeat protein — MNRFLLSLVVLTACDAHAADWPTWRGVERDGLSEESGLLKEWPEGGPKKVWTSKDAGLGYSSFSVVGDRLYTMGADEKQEYVIALDATSGKKLWQTSVGKRLENGWGPGPRCTPTVAGDLVVALGGEGGLYCVSAADGAKKWSVELTELGGKVPNWGYSESPLVDGDRVLCTPGGDNGTVAAFDLKTGKKIWQSADMTEKAHYSSIVPVDHYGQHQYIQLTQNKVFGLDNDGKRQWQADWPLGRTAVIPTPIYDNGYVYVTSGYGAGCMLVQVGEDNSVKQLYDNKVMKNHHGGTIKVGDYIYGHSDGPGWICQEMLSGEMVWNEKSKLGKGAVAFADGMLYCVEENSGTCVLIEANPGGWIEHGRFTLEPQTDQRSPKGKVWSHPVIANGKLYLRDQEIICCYDVKQ; from the coding sequence ATGAATCGGTTTTTGCTCTCCCTGGTTGTGTTGACCGCCTGCGACGCGCATGCCGCCGACTGGCCAACATGGCGCGGCGTGGAACGAGATGGCTTGTCAGAGGAATCCGGCCTGCTAAAGGAATGGCCGGAAGGCGGTCCAAAGAAGGTCTGGACATCGAAAGATGCGGGACTGGGTTACTCCAGCTTTTCCGTCGTCGGCGATCGATTGTACACGATGGGGGCCGATGAGAAACAGGAATACGTGATCGCTTTGGATGCCACTTCCGGCAAAAAGCTGTGGCAGACCTCTGTCGGCAAACGCCTGGAAAACGGCTGGGGACCAGGCCCGCGATGCACTCCAACGGTCGCCGGCGATCTGGTTGTAGCACTCGGCGGAGAAGGCGGTTTGTACTGCGTTTCGGCGGCAGACGGAGCTAAGAAGTGGTCCGTTGAGCTAACCGAACTTGGCGGCAAAGTCCCGAACTGGGGCTACTCCGAATCGCCTCTCGTCGATGGTGATCGAGTGCTATGCACTCCCGGCGGCGACAACGGAACCGTGGCGGCTTTTGACCTGAAGACGGGCAAAAAGATCTGGCAATCAGCCGACATGACAGAGAAGGCTCATTACTCGTCGATCGTCCCCGTCGACCACTATGGCCAGCATCAATATATCCAGTTGACTCAGAACAAAGTGTTCGGTTTGGACAACGACGGCAAACGGCAGTGGCAGGCCGATTGGCCTCTGGGGCGTACGGCCGTGATTCCCACACCAATCTACGACAATGGTTACGTGTACGTCACGTCCGGCTACGGAGCTGGCTGCATGCTGGTGCAGGTTGGTGAGGACAACAGCGTCAAACAGCTTTATGACAACAAGGTGATGAAAAATCATCACGGCGGCACCATCAAGGTCGGCGACTACATTTACGGCCACAGTGACGGCCCGGGCTGGATCTGCCAGGAAATGCTTTCCGGCGAAATGGTGTGGAATGAAAAGAGCAAACTCGGCAAAGGTGCCGTCGCATTCGCCGACGGCATGCTGTACTGCGTCGAAGAAAATTCCGGCACGTGCGTGCTGATCGAAGCGAACCCCGGTGGCTGGATCGAACACGGTCGATTCACGCTGGAACCTCAAACGGATCAGCGTTCGCCCAAGGGCAAAGTTTGGAGCCATCCCGTAATTGCAAACGGTAAGCTGTATCTCCGCGATCAGGAGATCATCTGCTGCTACGACGTGAAGCAATAG
- a CDS encoding amidohydrolase family protein, translating into MSARLSARSEFTLRAAVVCMLAASTSAQATDEVPGAPQQQPVAFTNAVIHTIVGKPIDRGAILFEDGRITAIGDRVAPPDNARVIDLKGLHVYPGLIEAHSQIGLKEISAVRATRDFSETGSLNPNVKANVSVNPDSEVIPVTRANGVLLAVSAPSGGRVSGMAAVLQLDGWTYEDMTVKANAALVINWPSPPSSGESPGLKILRRMFKEARAYRKARAVDESQQRFDIRYEALAPVLDGDVPVMAMAHDVREIQAAVGFAEEQGVRLIIFGGHDAERCAELLKQHDIPVVVDSVHRRPKRRHEPYDVAYTLPARLSKAGVKFCISGSDRADTWNSRNLPYHAATAVAHGLSHEDAVRSITLFPAQILGIDDRVGSLEVGKDATLIVTTGDPLETTTHIKHAFVQGRQVQLSSRHTRLYEKYSEKYRQTAVDEKK; encoded by the coding sequence ATGTCCGCCCGATTGTCCGCCCGATCCGAATTCACGTTACGAGCCGCCGTCGTCTGCATGCTGGCGGCCAGCACGTCAGCGCAAGCCACCGATGAAGTGCCCGGCGCGCCTCAGCAGCAGCCTGTTGCGTTCACCAACGCCGTCATTCACACCATCGTTGGCAAACCAATCGATCGTGGAGCCATCCTGTTTGAGGACGGACGAATCACGGCGATCGGCGATCGTGTTGCTCCCCCGGATAACGCACGCGTGATCGATCTGAAGGGGCTGCACGTGTATCCGGGATTAATTGAAGCTCATTCGCAAATCGGCCTGAAAGAAATTTCGGCGGTGCGAGCCACGCGAGACTTTTCCGAAACCGGCAGCCTCAACCCAAACGTTAAGGCCAACGTCAGTGTGAACCCCGACAGCGAAGTGATTCCGGTCACGCGAGCCAACGGAGTACTGCTTGCCGTGTCCGCTCCATCGGGCGGTCGAGTCAGCGGAATGGCGGCCGTGCTGCAACTTGACGGCTGGACGTACGAAGACATGACTGTCAAAGCGAACGCCGCTCTGGTGATCAACTGGCCTTCACCGCCTTCATCGGGGGAAAGTCCGGGGCTGAAAATTCTTCGCCGCATGTTCAAAGAAGCTCGAGCCTACCGGAAGGCTCGCGCAGTTGACGAATCTCAACAGCGCTTCGACATTCGATACGAAGCGTTGGCTCCCGTTTTGGATGGCGACGTCCCCGTCATGGCGATGGCTCATGATGTGCGTGAGATTCAGGCGGCTGTCGGCTTTGCCGAGGAGCAAGGCGTGCGACTCATCATTTTTGGCGGCCATGATGCCGAACGATGTGCTGAACTGCTGAAGCAGCACGATATCCCGGTCGTTGTCGATTCCGTTCATCGTCGACCGAAACGCCGTCATGAACCATACGATGTGGCGTACACGCTGCCGGCTCGGCTTAGCAAAGCCGGCGTGAAATTTTGCATTTCCGGTTCCGATCGAGCCGACACATGGAACAGTCGCAATCTGCCGTATCACGCGGCAACGGCGGTAGCTCACGGTCTCTCGCACGAAGACGCCGTGCGATCGATCACGTTGTTTCCGGCTCAGATTTTGGGCATCGACGATCGCGTCGGTTCACTGGAAGTCGGTAAGGATGCGACCTTGATCGTCACCACCGGCGACCCTCTGGAAACGACAACTCACATCAAGCACGCTTTCGTGCAGGGCCGGCAGGTGCAACTCAGCAGCCGTCACACCAGACTGTACGAAAAGTACAGCGAAAAGTATCGGCAGACCGCTGTCGACGAAAAGAAATAG
- a CDS encoding Maf family protein: MLTVLGSQSPRRLELLQQIIPADELTVLPPRSADEPGFEGLTTVSAIEAQLRNVVQLKLDDVVDQLQQQGHLLSECCVVCADTIVVARGANDLPVVLGKPPMPHWQATVRDWFREYYSGRTHEVWTGCVIAVDEKLQHTIVKTNVTMCSLEDELIDWYVSTEEPIGKAGGYGLQGAAAMLIDAVDGSLTNVIGLPLREIRQTLKSLNGSPN; encoded by the coding sequence ATGCTCACCGTTCTCGGATCTCAATCGCCACGCCGCCTCGAACTGCTGCAGCAGATTATCCCGGCAGACGAACTCACGGTTCTGCCGCCTCGGTCTGCCGATGAGCCTGGCTTTGAAGGGCTGACGACGGTCAGCGCCATCGAAGCTCAATTACGTAACGTTGTTCAATTAAAGCTTGACGACGTAGTTGACCAGCTGCAGCAACAGGGGCACTTGCTTTCGGAATGTTGCGTCGTTTGTGCCGACACAATTGTTGTGGCTCGTGGCGCGAATGACCTTCCTGTTGTGCTGGGTAAGCCGCCGATGCCGCATTGGCAGGCGACAGTGCGAGATTGGTTTCGGGAATATTATTCCGGAAGGACACACGAAGTCTGGACGGGGTGCGTGATTGCCGTCGATGAAAAATTGCAACACACGATTGTAAAAACCAACGTCACGATGTGTTCGTTAGAAGACGAACTTATCGACTGGTACGTTTCAACAGAAGAGCCCATTGGCAAAGCGGGCGGTTATGGTCTTCAGGGAGCGGCTGCAATGCTGATTGACGCTGTTGATGGAAGCCTGACGAATGTCATTGGTCTGCCGTTGAGAGAAATCAGGCAAACTCTGAAGTCACTAAACGGATCGCCGAACTAA